The Zingiber officinale cultivar Zhangliang chromosome 9A, Zo_v1.1, whole genome shotgun sequence genome window below encodes:
- the LOC122019421 gene encoding uncharacterized protein LOC122019421 — translation MADLLDSEGDDDGGVILLGHSEGKGRKGIRRNVLRSHGLPIVLLPKGVSDFSIHADSLFQARLDALCTATFESKVLYNASIVGTITHAIRLSDNTSGIIHFDVGIIDKRFPLSLFEDPPNCTPSRILPRLSTRPNSQQLRFPQL, via the exons ATGGCTGATCTCCTGGATTCGGAAGGTGATGACGACGGCGGCGTGATCTTGCTTGGACATTCGGAGGGGAAGGGACGAAAGGGGATTAGGAGGA ATGTGCTCCGCTCACACGGCCTCCCCATCGTCCTCCTGCCCAAGGGCGTCAGCGACTTCTCCATCCATGCCGACAGCCTCTTCCAGGCCCGCCTCGACGCCCTTTGCACTGCAACCTTCGAAAGCAAAGTTCTCTACAATGCTAGCATCGTCGGCACCATCACCCACG CCATCCGGCTCAGCGACAACACCTCCGGGATCATCCACTTCGATGTTGGCATCATCGACAAGCGATTCCCCCTCTCCCTCTTCGAGGACCCTCCCAATTGCACCCCCTCTCGAATTTTGCCGAGGTTGTCTACTCGCCCTAATTCACAACAACTTCGATTCCCCCAATTGTAA